A single region of the Salvelinus sp. IW2-2015 linkage group LG20, ASM291031v2, whole genome shotgun sequence genome encodes:
- the LOC111980247 gene encoding forkhead box protein J1-B, which yields MPVLPSQEIAIRFKEKWMKLHPEDQDNVXGSVHLDDSLTSLQWLQDFTIVSGSLESLLGSTCQPYQLPQPSHLHPQGSDSPSSPPAGDTAASGMPQSAGSPITSSASANRTSYYSLHPTVTNNHHQITVPAKSLEEVDFKTNHEVKPPYSYATLICMAMQAGKKNKITLSAIYXWITENFCYYRHAETSWQNSIRHNLSLNKCFMKVPRQKNEPGKGGFWQIDPQYADMFVNGVFKRRRIPAIHFNTQRHSKTQGSSRNRKTQEYHQHFPQAHYTVSHRVAGAGNRRKLSGTKWETVHQSPLLTPDLMEPEAPKGELDWAMVFDDVLNGSSNNFEDLDINLALNSLGCKVELSQQDQGWGWHLGRWCSGGADRDHQQACRYMEVTTMGCYSMEEIQQHFNPTGLQQPLPLAVHPQHFEELTLFPDEQQRHPWEELKEEVQAVPITLDHSLSFCEGFFTEMQPWGTAESYM from the exons ATGCCAGTACTACCAAGTCAGGAGATTGCCATCAGATTCAAGGAGAAATGGATGAAGCTTCACCCAGAAGACCAAGACAATGTGAAKGGTTCAGTGCACCTGGATGACAGTCTAACCAGCCTCCAATGGCTCCAGGACTTCACCATAGTCAGTGGGAGTCTAGAAAGCCTACTGGGCTCCACTTGCCAGCCGTACCAGCTGCCTCAGCCCAGCCACCTGCACCCTCAGGGCTCCGACTCCCCCTCCAGTCCACCTGCTGGGGACACTGCAGCCTCCGGCATGCCTCAGAGTGCAGGCAGCCCCATCACCTCCAGTGCCTCAGCCAACAGGACTAGTTACTACTCACTTCACCCGACAGTGACCAACAACCACCACCAGATCACTGTGCCAGCCAAGTCCCTGGAGGAGGTAGACTTCAAGACCAACCACGAGGTGAAGCCTCCCTACTCCTACGCCACACTGATCTGCATGGCCATGCAGGCCGGCAAGAAGAACAAGATCACACTGTCTGCTATCTATMACTGGATCACAGAGAACTTCTGCTACTACAGACATGCTGAGACCAGCTGGCAG AACTCTATCCGTCATAACCTGTCACTCAACAAGTGCTTCATGAAGGTTCCCAGGCAGAAGAATGAACCAGGAAAAGGGGGATTCTGGCAGATTGACCCTCAGTATGCAGACATGTTTGTCAATGGAGTCTTCAAGCGCAGGCGGATTCCAGCCATCCATTTCAACACCCAGAGACACAGCAAAACCCAAGGATCATCCCGTAACCGAAAAACCCAGGAGTACCACCAGCATTTCCCCCAGGCCCACTACACAGTGTCCCACAGAGTGGCAGGTGCTGGGAACAGACGCAAACTTAGTGGCACAAAGTGGGAGACAGTCCATCAGTCACCACTGTTGACACCGGATCTCATGGAACCAGAGGCACCGAAGGGTGAACTAGACTGGGCCATGGTGTTTGACGATGTTCTGAATGGGAGCAGCAATAACTTTGAGGATCTAGACATTAACCTAGCTCTGAACTCCCTGGGCTGTAAGGTGGAGCTCTCCCAGCAGGATCAAGGCTGGGGCTGGCACCTGGGGAGGTGGTGCAGTGGAGGGGCTGACCGGGACCACCAGCAGGCCTGCAGGTACATGGAGGTGACCACCATGGGCTGCTACAGCATGGAGGAGATCCAGCAGCACTTCAACCCGACTGGGCTGCAGCAGCCGCTCCCTTTGGCGGTCCACCCACAGCACTTTGAGGAGCTGACACTGTTCCCTGATGAGCAGCAGAGGCACCCCTGGGAGGAGCTGAAAGAGGAGGTGCAGGCAGTGCCTATCACCCTGGACCATAGTCTCAGCTTCTGTGAAGGCTTCTTCACTGAGATGCAGCCATGGGGGACAGCAGAGTCTTATATGTGA